From one Streptomyces sp. ICC1 genomic stretch:
- a CDS encoding AMP-binding protein, whose product MPPPPPQQPPWPQQAQPQPPATLARLPDHAAAAHGELEALADGEVRWTFARLAAEIHRAARAAIAHGVRPGDRVAIWAPNSRRWITAALGAVGVGAVLVPVNTRYKPAEAADVIRRSGARALFTERGFLGTDYARALHASGEDLGVLASTVILRGEGGEEGEGGEGGEGGEGPGGGAATTAATLGWEAYLRAGESVTEEERAARAAAVRPGDLCDILYTSGTTGRSKGVMTTHGQTVRLYASWSGLVGLRAGDRYLLVNPFFHTFGYKAGVLACLLRGATMLPEAVYDADRVLARMAAERVTCLMGPPTVFHGLVRHPRRTSYDLSALRLAGTGAASVPASLVEEIRTALGAPEVFTAYGLTESGGVVSVCPTDADARTLAHTVGPPLPGTEVRIADPLGAVLAAGEPGEVQVRGYHVTPGYLDDPAATAEVVLPGGWLRTGDIGVLDGRGYLAITDRLKDMYVVGGFNAYPAEVENVLLTHPAITDAAVVGAPDERLGEVGVAYVVTTGPVTSDELTAWSRERLANFKVPRRFTRLAELPRGVGGKLLKTELRRAARGESA is encoded by the coding sequence ATGCCACCACCGCCCCCGCAGCAGCCGCCGTGGCCACAGCAGGCGCAGCCGCAGCCGCCCGCCACGCTCGCCCGGCTCCCCGACCACGCCGCCGCGGCGCACGGGGAGCTCGAGGCGCTCGCCGACGGCGAGGTCCGCTGGACCTTCGCCCGGCTCGCCGCCGAGATCCACCGGGCCGCCCGCGCCGCGATCGCCCACGGCGTCCGGCCCGGCGACCGGGTCGCGATCTGGGCCCCCAACAGCCGCCGGTGGATCACCGCCGCCCTCGGCGCGGTGGGCGTCGGAGCCGTCCTCGTCCCGGTCAACACCCGCTACAAGCCCGCCGAGGCGGCGGACGTCATCCGGCGCAGCGGCGCCCGCGCGCTCTTCACCGAGCGCGGCTTCCTCGGCACCGACTACGCCCGCGCGCTGCACGCCTCCGGCGAGGACCTGGGGGTACTCGCCTCCACCGTGATCCTGCGCGGCGAAGGAGGCGAAGAGGGTGAAGGAGGCGAAGGAGGTGAAGGGGGTGAAGGCCCAGGCGGCGGCGCCGCCACGACCGCCGCCACCCTCGGCTGGGAGGCGTACCTGCGGGCCGGCGAGTCCGTCACCGAGGAGGAGCGGGCCGCGCGCGCGGCCGCCGTACGCCCCGGGGACCTCTGCGACATCCTCTACACCTCCGGCACCACCGGCCGTTCCAAGGGCGTCATGACCACCCACGGCCAGACCGTCCGGCTCTACGCCTCCTGGTCCGGCCTCGTCGGCCTGCGCGCCGGCGACCGGTACCTGCTGGTCAACCCCTTCTTCCACACCTTCGGCTACAAGGCCGGCGTGCTCGCCTGCCTGCTGCGCGGGGCCACCATGCTCCCCGAGGCCGTCTACGACGCCGACCGCGTCCTCGCGCGCATGGCCGCCGAGCGCGTCACCTGCCTGATGGGGCCGCCCACCGTCTTCCACGGCCTGGTCCGCCACCCGCGCCGGACCTCGTACGACCTCTCCGCCCTGCGCCTGGCCGGCACCGGGGCCGCCTCCGTGCCCGCCTCCCTCGTCGAGGAGATCCGCACCGCACTGGGCGCGCCGGAGGTGTTCACCGCGTACGGGCTCACCGAATCCGGCGGGGTCGTCTCCGTCTGCCCCACCGACGCCGACGCCCGGACCCTCGCCCACACCGTCGGACCGCCGCTGCCCGGCACCGAGGTGCGGATCGCCGACCCGCTCGGCGCGGTGCTGGCCGCCGGGGAGCCGGGCGAGGTGCAGGTCCGCGGCTACCACGTCACCCCCGGCTACCTGGACGACCCGGCGGCCACCGCCGAGGTGGTGCTGCCCGGCGGCTGGCTGCGCACCGGGGACATCGGCGTCCTGGACGGGCGCGGCTACCTCGCCATCACCGACCGGCTGAAGGACATGTACGTGGTGGGCGGCTTCAACGCCTACCCCGCGGAGGTGGAGAACGTGCTGCTCACCCATCCCGCCATCACCGACGCCGCGGTCGTCGGGGCCCCCGACGAGCGGCTCGGCGAGGTCGGGGTGGCCTACGTCGTCACCACCGGGCCGGTCACCTCCGACGAGCTGACGGCCTGGTCCCGGGAGCGGCTGGCCAATTTCAAGGTGCCGCGGCGGTTCACCCGCCTGGCCGAGCTCCCGCGGGGCGTGGGCGGCAAGCTGCTGAAGACGGAGCTGCGCCGCGCGGCCCGGGGGGAGTCGGCGTGA
- a CDS encoding acyl-CoA dehydrogenase family protein: MRTLAPTPEQAELRDAVRAVLARHPGHAAWAPLTAQVGAAALAVPEEYGGLGCGAAEVGVVMAELGRALSPVPYLGSAVLTVGALLAAGDREACARHLPGLAEGTAVGALAWAEEGGRPDGGPETGSGPAPGARRGSWEAGDLAARAEPAGPDWLLTGAKRYVLTGPSEPSLLLAFATLATATEPGTTAAPTPGTGPGQGGGRLGLFELTAPPTAFTVRSTMDRTRPLAELTMDRTPARLLSSDGAGVLARVRDLACTALAAEQAGAAARALEATVRYAKDRVQFGRPIGSFQAIKHRLADMYTAVESARSLALAAAAADAAPAPAAAAKSACSEAFSYVAGEMIQLHGGIGITWEHEAHEFFKRAHGSAQLFGSPAAHRERLAALLGLLSAR; the protein is encoded by the coding sequence GTGAGGACACTGGCGCCCACCCCCGAGCAGGCGGAACTGCGGGACGCGGTACGGGCGGTGCTCGCCCGCCACCCCGGCCACGCGGCCTGGGCCCCGCTGACGGCCCAGGTGGGCGCGGCCGCGCTGGCGGTGCCCGAGGAGTACGGCGGCCTGGGCTGCGGGGCCGCCGAAGTCGGGGTGGTCATGGCGGAGCTGGGGCGCGCGCTGAGCCCCGTACCGTATCTGGGCTCGGCGGTGCTGACGGTGGGGGCGCTGCTGGCGGCCGGGGACCGGGAGGCGTGCGCGAGGCATCTGCCCGGGCTGGCGGAGGGGACGGCCGTGGGGGCGCTGGCCTGGGCGGAGGAGGGCGGGCGCCCCGACGGCGGGCCGGAGACGGGATCCGGTCCGGCCCCGGGCGCCCGGCGCGGCAGTTGGGAGGCCGGCGATCTGGCGGCCCGGGCGGAGCCGGCCGGGCCGGACTGGCTGCTCACGGGCGCCAAGCGGTACGTACTGACCGGCCCGAGCGAGCCGTCCCTGCTGCTGGCCTTCGCCACCCTCGCCACCGCGACCGAGCCCGGCACCACCGCTGCCCCCACGCCCGGCACCGGGCCCGGCCAGGGCGGCGGCCGGCTGGGCCTGTTCGAACTCACCGCCCCGCCGACGGCCTTCACCGTACGGTCCACCATGGACCGGACCCGGCCGCTCGCGGAGCTGACCATGGACCGGACCCCGGCCCGGCTGCTCTCGTCCGACGGCGCCGGAGTCCTGGCCCGGGTCCGGGACCTGGCCTGCACCGCGCTCGCCGCCGAGCAGGCGGGGGCGGCGGCGCGGGCGCTGGAGGCGACGGTCCGGTACGCGAAGGACCGGGTGCAGTTCGGACGGCCCATCGGCTCCTTCCAGGCGATCAAGCACCGGCTGGCCGACATGTACACCGCGGTGGAGAGCGCCCGCTCGCTCGCGCTCGCGGCGGCCGCCGCGGACGCGGCCCCGGCGCCGGCCGCCGCGGCCAAGTCGGCCTGTTCGGAGGCCTTCTCGTACGTGGCGGGCGAGATGATCCAGCTGCACGGCGGGATCGGCATCACCTGGGAGCACGAGGCGCACGAGTTCTTCAAGCGCGCGCACGGCTCGGCGCAGCTCTTCGGCTCCCCGGCCGCGCACCGTGAACGGCTGGCGGCCTTGCTCGGCCTGCTGTCGGCACGCTGA
- a CDS encoding pyridoxamine 5'-phosphate oxidase family protein: MTTNNWAVFETAEPDFAAAVEARFAQFPHHVLATLRKDGSPRATGLNVDIRGGELWLGMMPGSMKGKDLRRDPRFALHTNPGAGETMPDGDVRIAGRAVEIVEPPELHRYAEETESPHPFDLFRTELTEVVHVGVEGDDLVVRSWTPEHGLRTLRRGDDDEPVREEAVPEKPVPEEPPAG; the protein is encoded by the coding sequence ATGACGACGAACAACTGGGCCGTGTTCGAGACGGCGGAACCGGACTTCGCGGCGGCCGTCGAGGCCCGCTTCGCGCAGTTCCCGCACCACGTCCTCGCGACCCTGCGCAAGGACGGGTCCCCCCGCGCGACCGGGCTCAATGTCGACATCCGCGGCGGCGAGCTGTGGCTGGGCATGATGCCCGGCTCGATGAAGGGCAAGGACCTGCGGCGCGACCCGCGCTTCGCCCTGCACACCAATCCGGGCGCGGGAGAGACGATGCCCGACGGGGACGTGCGGATCGCCGGGCGGGCGGTGGAGATCGTGGAGCCGCCCGAGCTCCACCGGTACGCGGAGGAGACCGAGTCCCCGCACCCCTTCGACCTCTTCCGCACCGAGCTGACGGAGGTCGTCCACGTCGGCGTCGAGGGCGACGACCTCGTGGTGCGCTCGTGGACCCCGGAGCACGGCCTGCGCACCCTGCGCCGGGGAGACGACGACGAGCCGGTCCGCGAGGAGGCGGTTCCCGAGAAGCCGGTCCCCGAGGAGCCGCCGGCCGGCTGA
- a CDS encoding glycoside hydrolase domain-containing protein gives MLSSHMMLSCLLGAALLSPVPLGTGEPPAGAASTEPRTEPGAADGRTVDYRGLRLSVPADWRVVDLDRNPEACLRLDLPTLYLGHAGTQGECAAGRAAAPRADTLHLEPLEGAPPRADIPTVGGDEGDPLPKVRGDSNELRYALRRAGLMATVSYATTPESVRGVLGRARAFLPPAAPGPAPAEPAVATGPGPRTAVQEPYTGEGFDACTAPTQRAMDAWRGDSPFGAVGVYIGGRARACAQPQLTAGWVDRQTAAGWHLMPIWVGPQPWHSSSTGLSTDPSEANEQGRAAADGAAQAARALGLAEGTVLYNDVENYTDRATWDAPVVAYLTAWTVRLHELDYRAAAYVSASSGAKALSAHYAQAPEAMPDVLWVARWNGAASVSDADLGLPQGTGQWAGARRAHQFRGDHDATYGDVTINIDRSWVHVGEQQAPKKGRLPLS, from the coding sequence ATGTTGTCCTCCCACATGATGTTGAGCTGCCTGCTGGGCGCCGCGCTGCTCTCTCCCGTCCCCCTCGGGACCGGCGAACCGCCAGCCGGCGCAGCGAGCACCGAGCCGCGCACCGAGCCGGGCGCCGCCGACGGCCGTACGGTCGACTACCGCGGGCTGCGGCTCAGCGTCCCCGCCGACTGGCGGGTCGTCGACCTCGACCGGAACCCCGAGGCCTGCCTGCGCCTCGACCTGCCCACGCTCTACCTCGGGCACGCCGGCACCCAGGGCGAATGCGCGGCCGGCCGCGCCGCCGCCCCCCGCGCCGACACCCTGCACCTGGAACCCCTCGAAGGCGCCCCGCCGCGCGCCGACATCCCGACCGTCGGAGGGGACGAGGGCGACCCGCTGCCCAAGGTCCGGGGCGACAGCAACGAGCTCCGCTACGCACTGCGCCGCGCCGGGCTGATGGCCACCGTCTCCTACGCGACCACGCCCGAGTCCGTACGGGGCGTCCTCGGACGGGCCCGCGCGTTCCTCCCGCCCGCGGCCCCGGGCCCCGCACCCGCCGAGCCGGCCGTCGCGACCGGCCCGGGCCCCCGTACCGCCGTCCAGGAGCCCTACACCGGCGAGGGCTTCGACGCCTGCACCGCCCCCACCCAGCGGGCCATGGACGCCTGGCGCGGCGACTCCCCCTTCGGCGCCGTCGGCGTCTACATCGGCGGCCGCGCCCGGGCCTGCGCCCAGCCGCAGCTCACCGCCGGGTGGGTCGACCGGCAGACCGCGGCGGGCTGGCACCTGATGCCGATCTGGGTCGGCCCCCAGCCCTGGCACAGCTCCTCCACCGGCCTGTCCACCGACCCCTCCGAGGCCAATGAGCAGGGCCGGGCCGCCGCCGACGGCGCCGCCCAGGCGGCCAGGGCCCTGGGGCTGGCCGAGGGCACGGTCCTCTACAACGACGTGGAGAACTACACGGACCGGGCCACCTGGGACGCCCCGGTCGTCGCCTACCTCACCGCCTGGACGGTCCGGCTGCACGAACTGGACTACCGGGCGGCCGCCTACGTCTCGGCGAGCTCCGGGGCCAAGGCGCTGAGCGCGCACTACGCCCAGGCCCCGGAGGCCATGCCCGACGTGCTGTGGGTGGCCCGCTGGAACGGCGCGGCCTCCGTCTCCGACGCCGACCTGGGACTGCCCCAGGGCACCGGGCAGTGGGCCGGCGCGCGCCGGGCCCACCAGTTCCGGGGCGACCACGACGCCACGTACGGCGACGTGACGATCAACATCGACCGGAGCTGGGTGCACGTGGGCGAGCAGCAGGCCCCGAAGAAGGGCCGCCTGCCGCTCAGCTAG
- a CDS encoding NAD-dependent epimerase/dehydratase family protein has product MSVHVITGAGPIGIATARMLAASGERVRVVTRSGGGPEHPLVERVAADITDTDRLTGLLRDARTLYNAAAPAYQDWRTAFPPLAASLLTAAGRTGTDYVMLGNLYGYGPVAEPLTPGLPLRPTSDKGRVRAAMWEEALAAHEAGGVRVAEVRGSDFLGEGALSLFTWTAVPAVLAGTEAVFPVDLDEAHAWSYVGDVARTLIAVGGREDGWGRAWHVPSTSELSIRALAGRLAEAAGAPGPRLRRTTPGELAALVARDAVMAEVPEMAYMYDRALRVDASETERVLGVRATALDLVLKELVESGN; this is encoded by the coding sequence ATGTCCGTGCACGTCATCACCGGCGCCGGCCCGATCGGCATCGCCACCGCCCGCATGCTCGCCGCGTCCGGCGAGCGGGTCCGTGTCGTCACCCGCAGTGGTGGTGGGCCCGAGCATCCGCTCGTCGAGCGGGTCGCCGCCGACATCACCGACACCGACCGCCTCACCGGGCTGCTCCGGGATGCGCGCACCCTCTACAACGCGGCCGCCCCCGCCTACCAGGACTGGCGCACCGCCTTCCCGCCGCTGGCGGCCTCCCTGCTCACCGCCGCCGGGCGGACCGGAACGGACTACGTGATGCTGGGGAACCTCTACGGGTACGGGCCAGTGGCGGAGCCCCTGACCCCCGGTCTGCCCCTGCGGCCGACCTCGGACAAGGGGCGCGTGCGCGCCGCGATGTGGGAGGAGGCCCTGGCCGCCCACGAGGCGGGGGGCGTGCGCGTCGCCGAGGTCCGGGGAAGCGACTTCCTCGGCGAAGGGGCGCTCTCGCTGTTCACCTGGACGGCCGTCCCGGCGGTGCTCGCGGGCACGGAGGCCGTGTTCCCGGTCGACCTGGACGAGGCGCACGCCTGGTCCTACGTGGGCGATGTGGCCCGTACCCTCATCGCGGTCGGCGGCCGGGAGGACGGCTGGGGCCGCGCCTGGCACGTGCCGTCCACCTCGGAGCTGTCCATCCGGGCGCTGGCGGGCCGGCTCGCCGAAGCCGCGGGTGCGCCCGGCCCGCGGCTGCGGCGCACGACGCCCGGGGAACTGGCCGCACTGGTGGCCCGGGACGCGGTGATGGCCGAGGTCCCGGAGATGGCGTACATGTACGACCGGGCGCTGCGCGTGGACGCCTCCGAGACCGAGCGCGTGCTCGGCGTACGGGCCACCGCGCTGGACCTCGTCCTCAAGGAGCTGGTGGAGAGCGGGAACTGA
- a CDS encoding helix-turn-helix domain-containing protein: MTPPPPTHRPHRVTVIAVPPVTTFDLSIPEMVFGATRIGEDPAYEVTVCTPTPGVVTAAIGIDIVVRHGMEAIERADTVMVTGTGARVSADPRVLDALRAAAARGRRIASICTGAFVLAQAGLLDSRRATTFWSMSEEFRERFPAVDIVPGVLFVEDDGVLTSAGLSAGIDLCLHMVRGDYGAAVANATARLVVAAPARPGGQAQFIETPLPADGDTSLAGTRAWALARLHEPTTLTDLARHAGLSMRTLTRRFRSETGLSPLQWLLHQRLHRAREILETTSLPVDQVAARSGLGTADSLRTHLVRSTGLTPTAYRATARVRRP, encoded by the coding sequence ATGACGCCCCCTCCTCCGACCCACCGTCCGCACCGGGTGACGGTCATCGCGGTCCCCCCGGTGACCACCTTCGACCTGTCGATCCCGGAGATGGTCTTCGGCGCGACGCGCATCGGGGAGGACCCGGCCTACGAGGTGACGGTCTGCACCCCCACCCCCGGGGTCGTCACTGCGGCGATCGGCATCGACATCGTCGTGCGCCACGGCATGGAGGCGATCGAGCGGGCCGACACCGTGATGGTCACGGGGACGGGCGCGCGGGTCAGCGCGGACCCGCGGGTGCTGGACGCCTTGCGGGCCGCCGCCGCGCGGGGGCGGCGCATCGCGTCCATCTGCACGGGTGCATTCGTCCTCGCGCAGGCCGGTCTCCTCGATTCCCGTCGCGCAACGACCTTCTGGAGCATGTCGGAGGAGTTCAGGGAGCGCTTCCCCGCGGTCGACATCGTGCCGGGCGTGCTGTTCGTCGAGGACGACGGGGTGCTGACCTCGGCGGGGCTCTCGGCGGGGATCGACCTGTGCCTGCACATGGTGCGCGGCGACTACGGGGCCGCCGTGGCGAACGCCACCGCCCGCCTGGTGGTCGCCGCCCCCGCACGGCCGGGCGGCCAGGCCCAGTTCATCGAGACCCCGCTCCCGGCCGACGGCGACACCTCCCTCGCCGGGACGCGCGCCTGGGCCCTGGCCCGCCTGCACGAACCGACCACCCTGACCGACCTGGCCCGGCACGCGGGCCTGAGCATGCGCACCCTGACCCGCCGCTTCCGCTCCGAAACGGGCCTCAGCCCCCTGCAGTGGCTCCTGCACCAGCGTCTCCACCGGGCCCGCGAGATCCTGGAGACGACCTCCCTCCCCGTGGACCAGGTGGCCGCCCGGAGCGGCCTCGGCACGGCCGACTCCCTCCGCACCCACCTGGTCCGCTCCACCGGCCTCACCCCGACCGCCTACCGGGCCACGGCGCGGGTTCGCCGGCCGTAG
- a CDS encoding FAD binding domain-containing protein, whose translation MSTEPTLADLSAAVLARGGELRAGGTDTTARQRGAISPGPFTDLDGADGLHGFTPLPGGGLRVGALTTLATLATDPRVRSGWPALALSAGTAATPQVRAAGTLSGNLLQRNRCWYYRNPHFSCLQKGGSGCPAREGDHHFGVVAGDGPCVAPHPSTLAMALLTYDAEVEVHGESPRTVADLYGDGDRLHRADHLLAPDRILTAVLLPPSLPGERAACHRATSRAHAEWPLVEATARLVLDGATVTHAAVAAGGVARVPLRLTEVEAVLIGREATPEVLAAAAATVLGRCRPLPQTAYKTTLFRDTVLEVLERAAAPAPTG comes from the coding sequence GTGAGCACCGAGCCCACCCTCGCCGACCTCTCGGCCGCCGTCCTGGCCCGCGGCGGGGAGCTGCGCGCCGGTGGCACCGACACCACCGCCCGACAGCGCGGCGCGATCTCCCCGGGGCCGTTCACCGACCTCGACGGCGCGGACGGGCTGCACGGCTTCACCCCACTGCCCGGCGGCGGGCTGCGCGTCGGCGCGCTGACCACGCTCGCCACGCTGGCCACCGATCCGCGGGTGCGCTCCGGCTGGCCGGCCCTGGCACTGTCGGCCGGGACCGCGGCGACCCCGCAGGTTCGTGCCGCGGGCACGCTGAGCGGCAACCTGCTCCAGCGCAACCGCTGTTGGTACTACCGCAATCCGCACTTCAGCTGCCTCCAGAAGGGCGGCTCCGGCTGCCCCGCGCGCGAAGGCGACCACCATTTCGGCGTGGTCGCCGGCGATGGCCCCTGTGTCGCCCCGCACCCGTCGACCCTCGCGATGGCCCTGCTCACCTATGACGCCGAGGTCGAGGTCCACGGCGAATCGCCGCGTACCGTCGCTGACTTGTACGGGGACGGCGACCGGCTCCACCGTGCCGACCACCTGTTGGCGCCCGACCGCATCCTCACCGCGGTCCTGCTGCCGCCGTCCCTGCCGGGAGAACGAGCCGCCTGCCACCGGGCCACCAGCCGGGCCCACGCCGAATGGCCCCTGGTCGAGGCCACCGCCCGGCTCGTCCTGGACGGCGCCACGGTCACGCACGCCGCCGTAGCGGCGGGCGGCGTGGCTCGGGTTCCGCTGAGGCTGACGGAGGTGGAGGCCGTGCTGATCGGCCGTGAGGCCACCCCCGAGGTCCTGGCCGCGGCGGCCGCGACGGTCCTCGGCCGCTGCCGACCGCTGCCGCAGACCGCGTACAAGACCACGCTGTTCCGGGACACCGTGCTGGAGGTCCTGGAACGGGCCGCCGCCCCCGCCCCCACCGGTTAG
- a CDS encoding molybdopterin cofactor-binding domain-containing protein, which translates to MRLVEFEVNGVPCAVDVDGDPAAVEVVRERLGLTGTKLVCAGGVCGACTIQVDGEPRVACLTPAVRLAGRRVTTVEGLAGHPVGRAFAGEDALQCGYCTPGFVVEAAAFFERWRAAHGRARPGREEIAEALAGHLCRCGAYEGIFSAVAAACVGDYDGEVPAPPRAEAPEKVDGSARYTTDHRPEGLLEGVIIRSPHAHAHVRSLEAGDLPLVPLLPPDGVVRYVGQPVAAVAAADRASARAAAERVKVEYEVLPAALDVGRARAGEGPLVYEDKAARKLAPGSGEAPQLVPARWRGNRRGPSAMSKRPATAVRRIIEGRERSPERVVEGLFTTAAQSHTPLEPHACLAHWVDGALHLEVSTQSVKQVAELAAERFGVPVERVVARAVHVGGGFGCKMGLTSDVVAAVELARLHGAPVRVVLDRDEELTDGGYRPGTRIRLAMAADAAGELSALAMDVDTDGGVSVGGTVAALARFMYGKAPRRLRDFDIVTHRPPGAPFRGPGGPTMCWALEQAVDEMAHRLGEDPIALRRRWDGNPKRHALYDLAAALPAWSGTRGGTGRFRRGVGVAAANWLYFLDPVTEVELTVEDGIVVARCAVQDMGTGSRTVLRRAVAEGLGVPEERVRAEVGHSDTVHGPTSGGSRTTPSIVPAAVDAAERLRDALGAADGDVASRLGLANGVRVTGRRPRDRRGFVTPLNLTMGGVAIGRGFTGSVQVAEVEVDTRLGRIRPLRVWSGIAAGRIHEERLARSQCEGAVVQGVGYALFEERRTDPATGRVLTDNLEDYRVPGIGDTPEITVHFHQEGFEHVPGGGVGLGEIATLPTAAALANAVHDATGRRPYDMPIRPDRLLEGLAT; encoded by the coding sequence GTGCGTCTCGTGGAGTTCGAGGTCAATGGCGTCCCGTGCGCGGTGGACGTGGACGGTGATCCGGCCGCCGTGGAGGTGGTGCGGGAGCGGCTGGGGCTGACCGGGACCAAGCTGGTCTGCGCCGGCGGGGTGTGCGGGGCGTGCACGATCCAGGTCGACGGGGAGCCGCGGGTGGCGTGCCTGACGCCGGCGGTCCGGCTGGCCGGGCGGCGGGTCACGACGGTGGAGGGGCTGGCCGGTCACCCGGTCGGGCGTGCCTTCGCCGGTGAGGACGCCCTCCAGTGCGGCTACTGCACCCCCGGGTTCGTGGTCGAGGCGGCCGCGTTCTTCGAGCGGTGGCGGGCCGCGCACGGGCGGGCCAGGCCGGGGCGGGAGGAGATCGCGGAGGCGCTGGCGGGGCACCTGTGCCGGTGTGGGGCGTACGAGGGGATCTTCAGTGCCGTGGCGGCGGCCTGTGTGGGGGACTACGACGGGGAGGTGCCGGCGCCGCCGCGCGCCGAGGCGCCGGAGAAGGTCGACGGGTCCGCCCGGTACACCACCGACCACCGGCCCGAGGGGCTGCTGGAGGGGGTGATCATCCGCTCGCCGCACGCGCACGCGCACGTACGGTCCCTGGAGGCCGGGGACCTGCCGCTGGTGCCGCTGCTGCCCCCCGACGGGGTGGTGCGGTACGTCGGGCAGCCCGTGGCGGCGGTCGCCGCGGCGGACCGGGCCTCGGCGCGGGCGGCCGCCGAGCGGGTCAAGGTGGAGTACGAGGTGCTGCCGGCCGCCCTCGACGTGGGCCGGGCCCGGGCCGGCGAAGGGCCGCTGGTCTACGAGGACAAGGCGGCGCGCAAGCTGGCACCCGGCTCCGGAGAGGCTCCCCAGCTGGTGCCCGCCCGCTGGCGCGGCAACCGGCGCGGCCCGTCCGCCATGAGCAAGCGGCCCGCCACGGCCGTGCGCCGGATCATCGAGGGCCGGGAACGCAGCCCCGAGCGGGTGGTCGAGGGGCTGTTCACGACTGCCGCCCAGAGCCATACGCCGCTCGAACCGCACGCCTGCCTGGCCCACTGGGTCGACGGCGCCCTCCACCTGGAGGTGTCCACGCAGTCGGTGAAGCAGGTGGCCGAGCTCGCCGCCGAACGCTTCGGCGTGCCCGTCGAACGGGTCGTGGCACGGGCCGTCCACGTGGGCGGCGGCTTCGGCTGCAAGATGGGGCTCACCTCCGACGTCGTCGCCGCGGTGGAGCTGGCCCGGCTGCACGGCGCCCCGGTGCGGGTGGTGCTGGACCGGGACGAGGAGCTCACCGACGGTGGGTACCGGCCCGGCACGCGGATCCGGCTGGCGATGGCCGCGGACGCCGCCGGAGAGCTGAGCGCGCTGGCCATGGACGTGGACACCGACGGCGGAGTCTCGGTGGGCGGCACCGTGGCTGCGCTGGCCCGGTTCATGTACGGCAAGGCGCCGCGCAGGCTCCGCGACTTCGACATCGTCACGCACCGGCCGCCGGGCGCGCCCTTCCGCGGCCCGGGCGGACCCACGATGTGCTGGGCCCTGGAGCAGGCCGTCGACGAGATGGCCCACCGGCTCGGCGAGGATCCCATCGCGCTGCGCCGCCGCTGGGACGGCAACCCGAAGCGCCACGCCCTGTACGACCTGGCCGCCGCGCTCCCGGCCTGGTCGGGGACCCGCGGCGGCACCGGGCGGTTCCGCCGGGGCGTCGGGGTGGCAGCGGCCAACTGGCTGTACTTCCTCGACCCCGTCACCGAGGTCGAGCTCACCGTCGAGGACGGGATCGTCGTCGCCCGCTGCGCCGTGCAGGACATGGGCACGGGCTCGCGCACCGTACTGCGCCGGGCCGTCGCCGAAGGGCTCGGCGTGCCGGAGGAGAGGGTGCGTGCCGAGGTCGGGCACAGCGACACCGTCCACGGGCCCACCTCCGGCGGCAGCCGCACCACGCCGTCGATCGTGCCCGCGGCCGTGGACGCCGCCGAACGGCTGCGAGACGCGCTCGGCGCCGCTGACGGCGACGTGGCCTCCCGGTTGGGGCTTGCGAACGGCGTACGGGTCACCGGCCGGCGCCCCCGCGACCGCCGGGGCTTCGTGACCCCCCTCAACCTGACCATGGGCGGCGTGGCGATCGGCCGCGGCTTCACCGGATCGGTGCAGGTCGCCGAGGTGGAGGTGGACACCCGGCTCGGCCGGATCCGCCCGCTGCGCGTGTGGAGCGGCATCGCCGCGGGCCGCATCCACGAGGAACGGCTCGCCCGCAGCCAGTGCGAGGGCGCCGTCGTCCAGGGCGTCGGCTACGCCCTGTTCGAGGAGCGGCGCACCGACCCGGCCACCGGCCGGGTGCTGACCGACAACCTGGAGGACTACCGCGTCCCCGGCATTGGAGACACCCCCGAGATCACCGTCCACTTCCACCAGGAGGGCTTCGAACACGTCCCCGGCGGCGGAGTCGGCCTCGGCGAGATCGCCACCCTGCCGACCGCGGCCGCCCTGGCCAACGCGGTCCACGACGCCACCGGCCGGCGCCCGTACGACATGCCCATCCGACCCGACCGGCTCCTGGAAGGACTGGCTACGTGA